One stretch of Astatotilapia calliptera chromosome 3, fAstCal1.2, whole genome shotgun sequence DNA includes these proteins:
- the LOC113010487 gene encoding uncharacterized protein LOC113010487 isoform X1 yields the protein MDQTNPDWVPTLHMGHSEIRTSHSDRHRRRTQRQQNKVLFGGFDNGAAECEGEASAECEGEASAEVTTEEQPEMDTTEEQHHNNLVILAEGQICAGQVEAEVTGADAENIDIREKQTEDQQLTNDCVHCVQSRAEINRLLEENRKLKSKLDKTELNENFLKGDTEKVKYYTGFTCFAIFMSVLENVKAFLTASKKLPHFQMLLLTLMRLRLDLPVQHLSYLFNVSYKTLSSVFSDTIDVLHARFGILVHWPERHCLQATMPPQFTDTFGNRVAIIVDCFEIRTERPSNLKARAQTYSHYKGTHTMKYLIRITPQGAISFISKGWGGRASDKHITEQCGILNKLLPGDVVLADRGFDIRDAVGMMCAEVKIPAFTRGFCQLDAKDIENTRAIAHLRIHVERVIGSLRNKFKMLHTTMPIRSLLPCEGEDVTFLDKIVRVCCVLVNMCPSVVVKPGTHETCTC from the exons ATGGATCAAACAAATCCAGACTGGGTACCAACGCTACACATGGGGCACTCCGAAATCCGAACATCACATTCAGACCGTCACAGGAGGCGAACACAACGTCAACAAAATAAAGTACTATTTGGAG GCTTTGACAATGGAGCAGCAGAGTGTGAAGGTGAAGCCTCAGCAGAGTGTGAAGGTGAAGCCTCAGCAGAAGTTACCACAGAAGAGCAGCCAGAGATGGACACCACCGAAGAGCAACACCATAACAACCTTGTTATTTTGGCTGAGGGACAAATTTGTGCTGGACAAGTAGAAGCAGAGGTAACGGGTGCTGATGCAGAAAACATTGatatcagagagaaacagacagaaGATCAACAACTGACAAATGATTGTGTGCACTGTgtacagagcagagcagaaatAAACCGGCTGCTGGAGGAGAACAGAAAGCTTAAATCAAAGTTGGACAAGACAGAGCTGAATGAAAACTTTTTAAAGGGTGACACggaaaaagtgaaatattacaccggttttacttgttttgctatttttatGTCCGTGCTCGAGAATGTAAAAGCTTTCCTAACAGCATCAAAGAAACTGCCGCATTTCCAAATGCTTTTACTCACACTTATGCGACTTAGACTTGATCTTCCTGTCCAGCATCTTAGTTATCTATTCAATGTCTCCTACAAAActctttcttctgtcttttctgaTACAATTGACGTGTTGCATGCTCGCTTTGGAATACTTGTACACTGGCCAGAGAGGCACTGTTTGCAAGCAACAATGCCACCACAATTTACGGACACTTTTGGAAATCGTGTAGCCATCATTGTAGACTGTTTTGAAATTCGTACAGAACGACCATCTAATTTAAAGGCTCGTGCTCAAACGTACTCACACTACAAGGGTACACACACCATGAAATATCTGATCAGGATTACTCCACAAGGTgcaatttcattcatttctaagGGGTGGGGGGGCCGTGCATCAGATAAACACATCACAGAGCAATGTGGCATACTTAACAAGCTGTTACCAGGGGATGTAGTTTTGGCTGACAGAGGCTTTGACATCAGAGATGCGGTGGGAATGATGTGTGCGGAGGTAAAGATCCCAGCATTTACAAGGGGCTTCTGTCAACTAGATGCCAAGGACATAGAAAATACACGAGCCATTGCACACCTAAGAATCCATGTTGAACGAGTAATTGGCAGTTTGCGCAACAAATTCAAAATGCTACATACTACCATGCCAATCCGTTctcttcttccatgtgagggtgaagacgTTACCTTCCTTGATAAAATTGTGAgggtgtgttgtgttttggttaACATGTGCCCCAGTGTGGTAGTGAAACCAGGCACACATGAGACTTGTACttgttaa
- the LOC113010487 gene encoding uncharacterized protein LOC113010487 isoform X2 encodes MDQTNPDWVPTLHMGHSEIRTSHSDRHRRRTQRQQNKVLFGGFDNGAAECEGEASAECEGEASAEVTTEEQPEMDTTEEQHHNNLVILAEGQICAGQVEAESRAEINRLLEENRKLKSKLDKTELNENFLKGDTEKVKYYTGFTCFAIFMSVLENVKAFLTASKKLPHFQMLLLTLMRLRLDLPVQHLSYLFNVSYKTLSSVFSDTIDVLHARFGILVHWPERHCLQATMPPQFTDTFGNRVAIIVDCFEIRTERPSNLKARAQTYSHYKGTHTMKYLIRITPQGAISFISKGWGGRASDKHITEQCGILNKLLPGDVVLADRGFDIRDAVGMMCAEVKIPAFTRGFCQLDAKDIENTRAIAHLRIHVERVIGSLRNKFKMLHTTMPIRSLLPCEGEDVTFLDKIVRVCCVLVNMCPSVVVKPGTHETCTC; translated from the exons ATGGATCAAACAAATCCAGACTGGGTACCAACGCTACACATGGGGCACTCCGAAATCCGAACATCACATTCAGACCGTCACAGGAGGCGAACACAACGTCAACAAAATAAAGTACTATTTGGAG GCTTTGACAATGGAGCAGCAGAGTGTGAAGGTGAAGCCTCAGCAGAGTGTGAAGGTGAAGCCTCAGCAGAAGTTACCACAGAAGAGCAGCCAGAGATGGACACCACCGAAGAGCAACACCATAACAACCTTGTTATTTTGGCTGAGGGACAAATTTGTGCTGGACAAGTAGAAGCAGAG agcagagcagaaatAAACCGGCTGCTGGAGGAGAACAGAAAGCTTAAATCAAAGTTGGACAAGACAGAGCTGAATGAAAACTTTTTAAAGGGTGACACggaaaaagtgaaatattacaccggttttacttgttttgctatttttatGTCCGTGCTCGAGAATGTAAAAGCTTTCCTAACAGCATCAAAGAAACTGCCGCATTTCCAAATGCTTTTACTCACACTTATGCGACTTAGACTTGATCTTCCTGTCCAGCATCTTAGTTATCTATTCAATGTCTCCTACAAAActctttcttctgtcttttctgaTACAATTGACGTGTTGCATGCTCGCTTTGGAATACTTGTACACTGGCCAGAGAGGCACTGTTTGCAAGCAACAATGCCACCACAATTTACGGACACTTTTGGAAATCGTGTAGCCATCATTGTAGACTGTTTTGAAATTCGTACAGAACGACCATCTAATTTAAAGGCTCGTGCTCAAACGTACTCACACTACAAGGGTACACACACCATGAAATATCTGATCAGGATTACTCCACAAGGTgcaatttcattcatttctaagGGGTGGGGGGGCCGTGCATCAGATAAACACATCACAGAGCAATGTGGCATACTTAACAAGCTGTTACCAGGGGATGTAGTTTTGGCTGACAGAGGCTTTGACATCAGAGATGCGGTGGGAATGATGTGTGCGGAGGTAAAGATCCCAGCATTTACAAGGGGCTTCTGTCAACTAGATGCCAAGGACATAGAAAATACACGAGCCATTGCACACCTAAGAATCCATGTTGAACGAGTAATTGGCAGTTTGCGCAACAAATTCAAAATGCTACATACTACCATGCCAATCCGTTctcttcttccatgtgagggtgaagacgTTACCTTCCTTGATAAAATTGTGAgggtgtgttgtgttttggttaACATGTGCCCCAGTGTGGTAGTGAAACCAGGCACACATGAGACTTGTACttgttaa